The following proteins are encoded in a genomic region of Actinomadura sp. NAK00032:
- a CDS encoding amidohydrolase family protein, which produces MREPVIDVCEVAYDTECWTAYLRSLATAAPRYLVLFAGRLAALTGRTHGEVAAEAARDPAAAAERLAAALGRGFDIDRHVAALAETGVAHQVLHGGPWPVRDGTVNDRVAAYAARHPDRLSAWAGVSLADPRAALAEARRALGGLGATGLSVIPFLDGVDPSGPEHAEFWRFAAGSGVPVWLHCGQHFRSDVPIDVSAPRVLDRIAGAHPGLVLVAGHGGWPWVTEMLAVAQRHANVHLEFSSHRPSRMAARGSGWEALLTLGAGPVRDRVMFGSTSWTQARPPAALAAEVTRLGLPDDTVRAWLHGNAERLLHRARSGAAA; this is translated from the coding sequence ATGCGTGAACCGGTGATCGACGTCTGCGAGGTCGCCTACGACACCGAATGCTGGACGGCCTATCTGCGTTCGCTGGCCACCGCCGCGCCGCGGTACCTCGTCCTGTTCGCCGGGCGGCTCGCCGCCCTCACCGGACGGACGCACGGCGAGGTCGCGGCGGAGGCGGCGCGCGATCCGGCCGCGGCGGCGGAGCGGCTGGCCGCCGCCCTCGGACGCGGTTTCGACATCGACCGCCATGTCGCCGCGCTCGCCGAGACGGGGGTGGCCCATCAGGTCCTGCACGGTGGGCCATGGCCCGTCAGGGACGGCACCGTCAACGACCGGGTCGCCGCATACGCCGCCCGGCACCCCGACCGGCTCAGCGCGTGGGCGGGCGTCAGCCTCGCCGATCCGCGGGCCGCGCTCGCCGAGGCGCGCCGCGCGCTCGGCGGGCTCGGCGCGACGGGCCTGTCGGTGATCCCGTTCCTCGACGGCGTCGACCCGTCCGGGCCCGAGCACGCGGAGTTCTGGCGGTTCGCCGCCGGCAGCGGCGTCCCGGTGTGGCTGCACTGCGGGCAGCACTTCCGCTCCGACGTCCCGATCGACGTCTCGGCACCGCGCGTGCTGGACCGGATCGCCGGCGCCCACCCCGGCCTCGTCCTGGTCGCCGGCCACGGAGGATGGCCCTGGGTCACCGAGATGCTGGCCGTGGCCCAGCGGCACGCCAACGTCCACCTGGAGTTCTCCTCGCACCGCCCGTCCAGGATGGCGGCCCGGGGATCGGGCTGGGAGGCGCTGCTGACGCTGGGCGCCGGGCCCGTCCGGGACCGGGTCATGTTCGGCTCGACCAGCTGGACCCAGGCCCGCCCGCCCGCCGCGCTCGCCGCCGAGGTCACCCGGCTCGGCCTGCCGGACGACACCGTCCGGGCCTGGCTGCACGGCAACGCCGAGCGGCTGCTGCACCGGGCGCGCTCCGGGGCGGCGGCGTGA
- a CDS encoding alpha/beta fold hydrolase yields the protein MLRHRTVQRTGCEIHYWTGGPGGGPPIVFTHGATLDHRTWEPQIERFAARHRILLWDVRGHGRSIPNGAAWSLNAAMEDLLAILDREDLDRTVLVGQSMGGNLSQEIVYHHPDRVSALVALGCAGNTLPLSRRERLQAAAVVRMLPWYPRKALIRQEAKASAREPRVREYVRDTASRMSHPDMVAVMASLVGALRPEPAYRIEVPELLLHGEHDRLGNFRTAMPVWERRDPLARYLVVPDAAHLANQDNPEFFNDAVLRFLAEHGLDSRKD from the coding sequence ATGCTGCGGCACCGGACCGTCCAACGCACCGGCTGCGAGATCCACTACTGGACCGGCGGCCCGGGCGGCGGACCCCCGATCGTCTTCACCCACGGCGCCACCCTCGACCACCGCACGTGGGAACCGCAGATCGAGAGGTTCGCCGCCCGGCACCGGATCCTCCTGTGGGACGTCCGGGGACACGGCCGCTCCATCCCCAACGGGGCCGCGTGGTCCCTGAACGCTGCCATGGAAGACCTGCTCGCGATCCTCGATCGGGAGGACCTCGACCGGACCGTCCTCGTCGGCCAGTCGATGGGAGGCAACCTCTCCCAGGAGATCGTCTACCACCACCCCGACAGGGTTTCGGCTCTGGTCGCGCTGGGCTGCGCCGGGAACACCCTGCCGCTGTCACGCCGGGAGCGGCTCCAGGCCGCGGCGGTCGTCCGCATGCTGCCCTGGTACCCGCGCAAGGCCCTGATCCGCCAGGAGGCCAAGGCGTCCGCCCGGGAGCCCCGCGTCCGCGAGTACGTGCGCGACACCGCGAGCAGGATGTCGCACCCGGACATGGTCGCGGTCATGGCGAGCCTGGTCGGTGCCCTCCGCCCCGAGCCCGCGTACCGGATCGAAGTACCCGAACTGCTGCTGCACGGCGAACACGATCGGCTCGGCAACTTCCGCACCGCCATGCCCGTCTGGGAACGCCGGGACCCGCTGGCGCGGTACCTCGTCGTCCCGGACGCCGCCCACCTGGCCAACCAGGACAACCCCGAATTCTTCAATGACGCCGTGCTGCGCTTCCTCGCCGAGCACGGACTCGACTCACGCAAGGACTGA
- a CDS encoding TetR/AcrR family transcriptional regulator → MATTRSRTTAGGTPAAASMSRRILDEAARLFYEDGFPATSVRKITAACGVTAGSLYNHYGSKEEVLYAILKRAHEDSEALLEEGLLHGGDRPDRQLAELVQELTLFHTERRVEGLVARTEWRHLPPEQAREVLDAQRRVRRIFERTLERGLAAGRFRLSDPRSPRPAQVDVVAKAILDMCINAGQWFRPEGAVSARELADQYAFLALQLVGADPQQT, encoded by the coding sequence GTGGCTACGACACGCTCCCGGACGACCGCCGGCGGTACACCGGCCGCGGCCTCGATGAGCCGGCGGATCCTCGACGAGGCGGCGCGCCTGTTCTACGAGGACGGGTTCCCCGCCACCAGCGTCCGCAAGATCACCGCTGCGTGCGGTGTCACCGCGGGCTCGCTCTACAACCACTACGGGTCCAAAGAGGAAGTGCTCTACGCCATCCTCAAGCGGGCGCACGAGGACTCCGAGGCGCTCCTGGAGGAGGGCCTCCTGCACGGCGGCGACCGGCCCGACCGGCAACTGGCCGAGCTGGTGCAGGAGCTGACGCTCTTCCACACCGAACGGCGCGTCGAGGGCCTCGTCGCCCGGACCGAATGGCGCCACCTCCCGCCCGAGCAGGCCCGCGAGGTCCTGGACGCCCAGCGGCGCGTCCGCCGGATCTTCGAGCGGACCCTGGAACGGGGCCTGGCCGCCGGCCGCTTCCGGCTGAGCGACCCGCGGTCGCCGCGCCCGGCCCAGGTGGACGTGGTCGCCAAGGCCATCCTCGACATGTGCATCAACGCCGGGCAGTGGTTCCGGCCGGAGGGCGCGGTGTCGGCCCGGGAACTCGCCGACCAGTACGCCTTCCTCGCCCTGCAACTCGTCGGCGCCGACCCGCAGCAGACCTGA
- a CDS encoding SDR family NAD(P)-dependent oxidoreductase produces MKGRRILVTGAAGGIGTSLVAELLTHGARVLATDVDAAGCRRLERRFGDEVVEGRLHTMPLDLTGDGAPRRLVARAAERLGGLDGLVNNAGVEHRAALGEHRTADWTRVLEINLSAPFRLAREAAPALAGQPGAAVVNVCSIAVTGFAGQAAYDASKGGLLSLTRSLAVELGPLGVRANAVCPGFIDTPMLDESGLRGLAEKVAARLPLGRCGYPEEVAAAVVWLLGTSAGYVTGQALFVDGGMVRA; encoded by the coding sequence GTGAAGGGCCGCCGAATCCTGGTCACCGGCGCCGCCGGGGGCATCGGCACGTCGCTGGTCGCCGAACTGCTCACGCACGGCGCGCGGGTGCTGGCGACCGACGTCGACGCGGCCGGGTGCCGCCGCCTGGAACGGCGGTTCGGCGACGAGGTCGTGGAGGGCCGGCTGCACACGATGCCGCTCGACCTGACCGGGGACGGCGCGCCGCGGCGGCTCGTCGCCCGCGCGGCCGAGCGGCTCGGCGGCCTCGACGGCCTGGTCAACAACGCGGGCGTGGAGCACCGCGCGGCGCTGGGCGAGCACCGCACCGCCGACTGGACGCGCGTCCTGGAGATCAATCTGTCGGCGCCGTTCCGGCTGGCCCGCGAGGCGGCCCCCGCCCTCGCCGGGCAGCCGGGCGCCGCCGTCGTCAACGTCTGCTCGATCGCGGTGACCGGGTTCGCCGGGCAGGCCGCCTACGACGCGAGCAAGGGCGGGCTGCTGAGCCTGACCCGGTCGCTCGCCGTCGAACTGGGCCCGCTCGGCGTCCGCGCGAACGCCGTGTGCCCCGGCTTCATCGACACCCCGATGCTCGATGAGAGCGGGCTCCGCGGGCTGGCGGAGAAGGTCGCCGCGCGGCTGCCGCTCGGCCGCTGCGGGTACCCGGAGGAGGTCGCCGCCGCGGTCGTGTGGCTGCTGGGAACGAGCGCCGGTTACGTGACCGGCCAAGCATTGTTCGTCGATGGAGGGATGGTCAGAGCATGA
- a CDS encoding enoyl-CoA hydratase-related protein, translated as MTHGQGSTASGTGGVLLVSRPAPGVLWLTMNRPARRNALDRALGEELLRALERAETDPRARVVVLTGAGSAFCGGDDLGAVDEHIAGERGHSPVLGDTADPVYLRIVEAIVTAPQPVIAAVNGPAAGAGTELACAADLRIASGTARIGSCLVNVAQTGTAVMLARIVGAAKATEIYLSGGLLDAADAERLGIYTRVVPPEDLRDAVLAEARRLAAGPTRAIGLYKQLRERVYGQPLEQALRVQNGFHIRTNREVHDAVEGARAFVEKRDPEFTGR; from the coding sequence ATGACGCACGGGCAGGGGAGCACGGCGTCCGGAACCGGCGGGGTCCTGCTGGTCTCGCGGCCGGCGCCGGGGGTGCTGTGGCTGACCATGAACCGCCCGGCCCGGCGCAACGCGCTCGACCGCGCGCTGGGCGAGGAGCTGCTGCGGGCACTGGAGCGCGCCGAGACCGATCCGCGGGCGCGGGTCGTGGTGCTGACCGGCGCGGGCAGCGCCTTCTGCGGCGGGGACGACCTCGGCGCGGTGGACGAGCACATCGCCGGGGAGCGCGGGCACTCGCCGGTGCTCGGTGACACCGCCGACCCGGTGTACCTGCGGATCGTCGAGGCGATCGTCACGGCACCGCAGCCGGTCATCGCTGCGGTCAACGGCCCCGCGGCCGGGGCCGGCACCGAGCTGGCCTGCGCCGCCGACCTGCGTATCGCCTCGGGCACGGCCCGGATCGGCAGCTGCCTGGTGAACGTGGCGCAGACCGGCACCGCCGTGATGCTGGCCCGTATCGTCGGGGCCGCGAAGGCGACCGAGATCTACCTGTCCGGGGGGCTGCTCGACGCCGCCGACGCCGAGCGCCTCGGCATCTACACCCGGGTCGTCCCCCCGGAGGACCTGCGGGACGCGGTGCTCGCCGAGGCACGGCGCCTCGCGGCCGGCCCGACCCGCGCGATCGGGCTCTACAAGCAGCTGCGCGAACGGGTGTACGGGCAGCCGCTGGAGCAGGCGCTCCGCGTCCAGAACGGCTTCCACATCCGCACCAACAGGGAAGTCCATGACGCGGTCGAAGGTGCGCGCGCCTTCGTGGAGAAGCGCGACCCCGAGTTCACCGGCCGCTGA
- a CDS encoding SDR family NAD(P)-dependent oxidoreductase, with protein sequence MTKTTTDGDVFGRLDGRVVLITGAASGIGAASMRLFRAVGAEVVGVDLTAGEGIVQADVSDPAQVAEVVEGVVARHGRLDVVHGNAGVNVPGRPHSLTDADYRKVMGVCCDANFYLVRSAVGHMRADGGVFVFTSSMCGVAATPRSPVYNMAKHALIGLAQSVAVDYGAQGIRAVALVTGPTHTGMVDELWPPGPLRDSLAATTSAGRLAAPEEQARAAVFAALPGSSFLTGCALTVDGGATAGWNEMARTMLTLKAVR encoded by the coding sequence ATGACCAAGACCACGACGGACGGCGACGTCTTCGGCCGACTCGACGGCAGGGTCGTCCTGATCACCGGCGCGGCGAGCGGGATCGGTGCGGCCTCGATGCGGCTCTTCCGGGCCGTGGGCGCCGAGGTCGTCGGCGTGGACCTGACCGCGGGCGAGGGGATCGTCCAGGCGGACGTCTCCGATCCCGCCCAGGTCGCCGAGGTCGTCGAAGGGGTGGTCGCCCGGCACGGCCGGCTGGACGTCGTCCACGGCAACGCAGGCGTCAACGTACCCGGCCGCCCGCACAGCCTCACCGACGCCGACTACCGCAAGGTGATGGGCGTGTGCTGCGACGCCAACTTCTACCTCGTGCGCTCCGCCGTGGGGCACATGCGCGCGGACGGCGGCGTGTTCGTGTTCACGTCCTCGATGTGCGGGGTGGCGGCGACACCACGCTCCCCGGTCTACAACATGGCCAAGCACGCCCTCATCGGCCTTGCGCAGTCGGTCGCCGTCGACTACGGCGCGCAGGGGATCCGCGCGGTGGCCCTGGTCACCGGGCCGACGCACACCGGCATGGTGGACGAGCTGTGGCCGCCCGGCCCGCTCCGCGACTCCCTCGCCGCGACCACCTCCGCCGGACGGCTGGCCGCCCCCGAGGAGCAGGCCCGCGCCGCGGTGTTCGCCGCGCTGCCCGGCAGTTCCTTCCTCACCGGCTGCGCCCTCACCGTGGACGGCGGCGCGACCGCCGGATGGAACGAGATGGCCCGGACGATGCTCACCCTGAAGGCGGTGCGATGA
- a CDS encoding CocE/NonD family hydrolase, which yields MTELGRIEGGVETPMRDGVLLRGDLWRPPSPAPAVIFRTPYGRRQISSDTLHPQHCLAGGFAALVQDTRGRFDSGGEWQAVMWEQEAEDTYDTVEWAAAQPWCDGNVFLAGTSYLGIVAWLGAAERPPHLRGIAPAMTTGAAADVRDTGGALRLDHLVGWLAYMAADWLGRQGPDADPALVAKVASLIHDPERAMRRLPLADMPELDLPGFPIRIGDLLDGRVRALPDWDHAAVEVPVLSVTGWYDVYATATIRGHLEMRRLRPDLRHELIVGPWAHTGALTHLQGEVNFGVAASAAAARLPARHLDFFRRCLDGPGESAPVLYFLMGADEWRTAERWPPVDTAGHALYLTGPAVAGGPLGRLTAVPDPGPAEPDGYVHDPADPVPSRGGRVLHLGRLAPGPLDLGRIAARPDVLLYLSEPLDEDTDVTGRVRLRLSFATDAADADVMARLVDRLPDGRLLPVCEGMVRLSHRDGPGTTVPRGEPLHLEIDLGHTAQRFSEGHCIGLLLSSSNFPHFDRNQGDGEPIATAGPGAPSTQSVHYGASVLLLGDEAEP from the coding sequence ATGACGGAACTGGGACGCATCGAGGGCGGCGTCGAAACCCCGATGCGGGACGGCGTGCTGCTGCGCGGCGACCTGTGGCGGCCCCCGTCTCCGGCCCCGGCCGTGATCTTCCGGACGCCGTACGGGCGGCGGCAGATCAGCTCCGACACGCTGCACCCCCAGCACTGCCTGGCCGGGGGGTTCGCCGCCCTGGTGCAGGACACCCGCGGCCGCTTCGACTCCGGCGGCGAGTGGCAGGCCGTCATGTGGGAGCAGGAGGCCGAGGACACCTACGACACCGTGGAGTGGGCGGCGGCGCAGCCCTGGTGCGACGGCAACGTGTTCCTCGCGGGCACGTCCTACCTCGGCATCGTCGCCTGGCTCGGCGCGGCGGAGCGTCCGCCGCACCTGCGGGGCATCGCCCCGGCCATGACGACCGGCGCGGCGGCGGACGTCCGCGACACCGGCGGCGCGCTGCGGCTCGACCACCTGGTCGGGTGGCTGGCCTACATGGCGGCCGACTGGCTGGGCCGGCAAGGGCCGGACGCCGACCCTGCGCTCGTCGCGAAGGTCGCGTCGCTGATCCACGACCCGGAGCGGGCGATGCGGCGGCTCCCGCTCGCCGACATGCCGGAACTGGACCTGCCCGGATTCCCGATCCGGATCGGCGACCTGCTGGACGGCCGCGTCCGGGCCCTGCCCGACTGGGACCACGCGGCCGTCGAGGTGCCGGTCCTGTCGGTGACCGGCTGGTACGACGTCTACGCCACCGCGACCATCCGCGGCCACCTGGAGATGCGGCGGCTGCGCCCGGACCTGCGGCACGAGCTGATCGTCGGGCCCTGGGCGCACACTGGCGCCCTGACCCATCTGCAGGGCGAGGTGAACTTCGGCGTCGCGGCCTCGGCGGCCGCCGCGCGGCTCCCCGCCCGGCACCTGGACTTCTTCCGCCGCTGCCTGGACGGGCCGGGCGAATCCGCCCCCGTCCTGTACTTCCTGATGGGCGCGGACGAATGGCGCACCGCCGAGCGGTGGCCCCCCGTGGACACTGCCGGCCATGCCCTGTACCTGACCGGTCCCGCGGTCGCGGGCGGACCGCTCGGCAGGCTGACCGCCGTGCCCGACCCGGGCCCGGCAGAACCCGACGGCTACGTCCACGACCCGGCCGACCCGGTCCCGAGCCGCGGCGGCCGCGTCCTGCACCTCGGCCGCCTCGCCCCCGGGCCGCTGGACCTCGGCCGAATCGCCGCGAGACCTGACGTCCTGCTCTATCTCAGTGAGCCGCTCGACGAGGACACCGACGTCACCGGCCGGGTGCGGCTGCGGCTCTCCTTCGCCACCGACGCCGCGGACGCCGACGTGATGGCCCGCCTGGTGGACCGGCTACCGGACGGACGGCTGCTGCCGGTCTGTGAAGGAATGGTCCGGCTGAGCCACCGCGACGGCCCGGGCACCACCGTGCCGCGCGGAGAACCGCTTCATCTGGAGATCGACCTCGGACATACAGCCCAGCGATTCAGCGAGGGCCACTGCATCGGCCTGCTGCTGTCCAGCAGCAACTTCCCGCACTTCGACCGCAATCAGGGCGACGGGGAGCCGATCGCCACGGCCGGACCCGGCGCACCGTCCACCCAGAGCGTCCACTACGGCGCGTCGGTCCTCCTCTTGGGCGACGAGGCAGAGCCTTGA